One window of the Burkholderia sp. FERM BP-3421 genome contains the following:
- a CDS encoding carbohydrate-binding protein, giving the protein MHIKKNWKKKAATMLQAVLGVTAISLVLGMTSESATAAVAAWAPDTYYAAGTVVTYNGNQYQATVSQTDYSATGWNPTMTTLWTLIGSAPGNPPTNPPTNPPTNPPGSGTGTASGFIYSPYKDTSISMNWNTNAISTNVTGTLSPVLSVLPSGVRTLTLAFATGECGSENWAGVGGAALASANLAQFSAANVNYVISTGGAAGMFTCGSDAGFSTFINRYASKNLVGIDFDIEGGQTQQIINDLVQRVVAAQKQYPNLRFSFTLATLAPAPGSATQATSWGASAPDSFNVYGDWVMSAIKTYGLTNYTINLMTMDYGSATPGNCVVSGGTCQMGQSAIQAAMNLHDHWGVPYNQIEVTPMIGGNDTAGESFTLSDADALSAFVNQNKLAGVHFWSFDRDADCGPGAASPTCNSIGGVGALGYSLRFATGLSSSTN; this is encoded by the coding sequence GTGCATATCAAGAAGAACTGGAAAAAAAAAGCTGCAACCATGCTGCAAGCCGTCTTGGGCGTCACCGCGATTTCGCTTGTACTCGGCATGACCAGTGAATCGGCGACAGCCGCCGTCGCCGCCTGGGCCCCCGATACCTACTACGCCGCGGGCACCGTCGTGACCTACAACGGCAACCAATACCAGGCCACCGTCAGCCAGACCGACTACTCCGCAACCGGCTGGAATCCGACCATGACCACACTGTGGACACTGATCGGTTCCGCGCCCGGCAATCCGCCGACCAACCCGCCCACGAATCCGCCCACCAACCCGCCGGGCAGCGGAACCGGAACAGCGTCCGGCTTTATTTACAGCCCGTACAAGGACACGTCGATCTCGATGAACTGGAACACCAACGCGATCTCGACGAACGTGACCGGTACGCTGAGCCCCGTGCTCTCCGTGCTGCCGTCGGGCGTGCGCACCCTCACGCTCGCGTTCGCGACCGGCGAGTGCGGCAGCGAGAACTGGGCCGGCGTCGGCGGCGCGGCGCTCGCCTCCGCCAACCTCGCGCAGTTCAGCGCGGCGAACGTCAACTATGTGATCTCGACGGGCGGCGCGGCGGGGATGTTCACGTGCGGCAGCGACGCGGGCTTCTCGACCTTCATCAATCGCTACGCGTCGAAGAACCTGGTCGGCATCGACTTCGACATCGAGGGCGGCCAGACCCAGCAGATCATCAACGACCTCGTGCAGCGCGTCGTGGCGGCCCAGAAGCAATACCCGAACCTGCGCTTCAGCTTCACGCTCGCGACGCTCGCGCCCGCACCGGGCTCGGCGACGCAGGCAACGTCGTGGGGGGCCAGCGCGCCGGACAGCTTCAACGTGTACGGCGACTGGGTCATGTCGGCGATCAAGACCTACGGGCTGACGAACTACACCATCAACCTGATGACGATGGATTACGGTTCGGCCACGCCGGGCAACTGCGTGGTCTCGGGCGGCACCTGCCAGATGGGCCAATCGGCGATCCAGGCCGCGATGAACCTGCATGATCACTGGGGCGTGCCGTACAACCAGATCGAGGTCACGCCGATGATCGGCGGCAACGACACGGCGGGCGAGTCGTTCACGCTCTCGGATGCGGATGCGCTGTCCGCGTTCGTGAACCAGAACAAGCTGGCCGGCGTGCACTTCTGGTCGTTCGATCGCGACGCCGATTGCGGACCCGGCGCGGCCTCGCCGACCTGCAATTCGATCGGCGGCGTGGGCGCGCTGGGCTACAGCCTCCGGTTCGCCACGGGTCTCAGCAGCAGCACCAACTGA
- a CDS encoding winged helix-turn-helix domain-containing protein yields the protein MDCKYLYIDNIKINFVRRCIEIDGQLICMTPREFDVVEFLLDNMNKIVPRAAIQEAVWGRELGVSSRTLDTHISRIRAKLELDNDKNMRIIPIYSVGYRLVLFGAAMTHTEDHDETSTPRATVHHEMVAEWH from the coding sequence ATGGATTGCAAATACCTGTACATCGACAACATAAAAATCAACTTCGTGCGCCGCTGCATCGAGATCGACGGCCAGTTGATCTGCATGACGCCGCGCGAATTCGACGTCGTTGAATTCCTGCTCGACAACATGAACAAGATCGTGCCGCGCGCGGCGATCCAGGAAGCGGTCTGGGGGCGCGAGCTGGGCGTGTCGTCACGCACGCTCGACACGCACATCTCGCGGATCCGCGCCAAGCTCGAACTCGACAACGACAAGAACATGCGCATCATCCCGATCTACTCGGTCGGCTACCGCCTCGTGCTGTTCGGCGCGGCGATGACCCATACCGAGGATCACGACGAAACCAGCACGCCGCGCGCGACCGTCCATCACGAGATGGTCGCCGAATGGCACTGA
- a CDS encoding xanthine dehydrogenase family protein molybdopterin-binding subunit has product MSSQLTPSRRTFLKAAGAGAAVGLTIGFNWPVGIRRALAADAPAAAFAPNAFLRVTPDNRVTVIAKHVEMGQGAYTGLATIVAEELDADWRDVGVESAPADASRYANLQFGTVQGTGGSSSMANSWTQLREAGAKARAMLVAAAAAQWGVDPATLSTRDGRVIDAVHQREATYGSLATAAARLPVPAHVTLKSPDAFRLIGRRPPRVDVPAKTDGTAQFTLDVTFPGMRVALLQRPPRFGATVKSFDPAAARAVPGVVAVVQVPRGVAVVATGFWAAKQGRDALKVEWDETQAETRNSDAIAAEYRRLAAQPGASARREGDSAQALAGAARRISATYTFPYLAHAPMEPLDAVVKLSAEHCEIWAGDQFQTIDQANAARVAGLKPEQVQIHTLYAGGSFGRRANAWSDYIVEAVSIAKALGADGTPVKLQWTREDDLHGGLYRPMYVHRIEAGLTADGKLSAWRHRIVGQSIMAGTPFAGRIKDGVDPTSVEGAANLRYAIPNLSVELTTTRSPVPVLWWRVVGSSHTAFAVEAFIDEAAHAAAKDPYAFRRDLLAQEPRMRAVLDLAAREAGWDPAHPLPAGRGRGIAVAEAFNSFVAQVAEVSVDAEGNVKVERVVCAVDCGTAINPDIIAAQMEGGIGFGLGAALHGAITLKDGKVEQNNFDGYQVLRFNEMPRVEVHIVPSGEAPTGVGEPGVAPIGPAVANAVFAATGRRIHALPFSAADLKRA; this is encoded by the coding sequence ATGTCCAGTCAACTCACTCCTTCGCGCCGCACCTTCCTGAAAGCCGCGGGCGCCGGCGCCGCGGTCGGCCTCACGATCGGATTCAACTGGCCCGTCGGGATCCGCCGCGCGCTCGCGGCGGACGCGCCCGCCGCCGCGTTCGCGCCGAACGCCTTCCTGCGCGTGACGCCCGACAACCGCGTCACCGTCATCGCCAAGCACGTGGAAATGGGCCAGGGCGCCTATACCGGCCTCGCGACGATCGTCGCGGAGGAACTGGACGCGGACTGGCGCGACGTGGGCGTCGAAAGCGCGCCCGCCGATGCGAGCCGCTACGCCAACCTGCAGTTCGGCACGGTCCAGGGCACCGGCGGCAGTTCATCGATGGCCAACTCCTGGACCCAGCTGCGCGAGGCCGGCGCCAAGGCCCGCGCGATGCTGGTGGCCGCCGCGGCCGCGCAATGGGGCGTCGATCCGGCCACGCTGAGCACCCGCGACGGCCGCGTGATCGACGCCGTCCACCAGCGCGAGGCCACCTACGGTTCGCTCGCGACGGCGGCCGCGCGGCTGCCCGTGCCCGCGCACGTGACGCTGAAGTCGCCCGACGCGTTCCGGCTGATCGGCCGACGCCCGCCGCGCGTCGACGTCCCCGCGAAAACCGACGGCACCGCGCAGTTCACGCTCGACGTCACCTTCCCCGGCATGCGCGTCGCGCTGCTGCAGCGGCCGCCGCGCTTCGGCGCGACCGTGAAGTCGTTCGACCCGGCCGCCGCCCGCGCGGTGCCGGGCGTCGTCGCCGTGGTCCAGGTGCCGCGCGGCGTCGCGGTGGTGGCGACGGGCTTCTGGGCCGCCAAGCAGGGCCGCGACGCGCTCAAGGTCGAATGGGACGAGACGCAGGCGGAAACGCGCAACTCGGACGCGATCGCCGCCGAGTATCGCCGGCTCGCCGCGCAGCCCGGCGCGTCCGCGCGTCGCGAGGGCGACTCGGCGCAGGCGCTGGCGGGCGCCGCGCGGCGGATCTCCGCGACCTACACGTTCCCGTATCTCGCGCACGCGCCGATGGAGCCGCTCGACGCCGTCGTCAAGCTCAGCGCGGAACACTGCGAGATCTGGGCCGGCGACCAGTTCCAGACCATCGACCAGGCGAACGCCGCGCGCGTCGCCGGGCTCAAGCCGGAGCAGGTGCAGATCCACACGCTGTACGCGGGCGGCAGCTTCGGCCGGCGCGCGAACGCGTGGTCCGACTACATCGTCGAGGCGGTGTCGATCGCGAAGGCGCTCGGCGCGGACGGCACGCCCGTCAAGCTGCAATGGACCCGCGAGGACGACCTGCACGGCGGCCTGTACCGGCCGATGTACGTCCATCGGATCGAGGCGGGGCTGACGGCCGACGGCAAGCTGAGCGCATGGCGGCACCGCATCGTCGGCCAGTCGATCATGGCGGGCACGCCGTTCGCGGGGCGGATCAAGGACGGCGTCGATCCGACCTCGGTCGAGGGCGCGGCGAACCTGCGCTACGCGATTCCGAACCTGTCGGTCGAGCTGACGACGACCCGCAGCCCGGTGCCCGTGCTGTGGTGGCGCGTGGTCGGCAGCTCGCACACCGCGTTCGCGGTCGAGGCCTTCATCGACGAAGCCGCTCACGCCGCGGCCAAGGATCCCTACGCGTTCCGCCGCGACCTGCTCGCGCAGGAACCGCGCATGCGGGCGGTGCTCGATCTCGCCGCGCGCGAGGCCGGCTGGGACCCGGCCCACCCGCTCCCGGCCGGGCGGGGGCGCGGCATCGCGGTCGCCGAGGCATTCAACAGCTTCGTCGCGCAGGTCGCCGAGGTGTCGGTCGACGCCGAAGGCAATGTGAAAGTCGAACGCGTGGTGTGCGCGGTCGACTGCGGCACGGCGATCAATCCCGACATCATCGCCGCGCAGATGGAGGGTGGGATCGGTTTCGGCCTCGGCGCGGCGCTGCACGGCGCGATCACGCTGAAGGACGGCAAGGTCGAGCAGAACAACTTCGACGGCTACCAGGTGCTGCGCTTCAACGAGATGCCGCGCGTCGAGGTGCATATCGTGCCGTCCGGCGAAGCGCCCACGGGCGTCGGCGAACCCGGCGTCGCGCCGATCGGCCCGGCCGTCGCGAACGCGGTGTTCGCCGCCACCGGCCGGCGCATCCACGCGCTGCCGTTCTCCGCGGCCGACCTCAAGCGGGCCTGA
- a CDS encoding (2Fe-2S)-binding protein, which translates to MATTFVLNGTSVTLDADPTMPLLWAIREQAGLHGTKFGCGAAQCGACTVHLEGQATRSCVLPLAAIAGKRITTIEGLKSRPAQAVQAAWVKLQVPQCGYCQSGQIMSATALLEQNPAPSDADIDAAMNGNLCRCATYARIRAAIHDAAATLRA; encoded by the coding sequence ATGGCCACCACGTTTGTCCTGAACGGCACGTCCGTCACGCTCGATGCCGATCCCACCATGCCGCTGCTCTGGGCGATCCGCGAGCAGGCCGGCCTGCACGGCACCAAGTTCGGTTGCGGCGCCGCGCAGTGCGGCGCCTGCACGGTACACCTGGAGGGCCAGGCGACCCGCTCGTGCGTGCTGCCGCTCGCCGCGATCGCCGGCAAGCGCATCACCACCATCGAAGGCTTGAAGAGCCGCCCCGCGCAAGCCGTCCAGGCCGCCTGGGTCAAGCTGCAGGTGCCGCAGTGCGGCTACTGCCAGTCCGGCCAGATCATGTCGGCCACCGCGCTGCTCGAACAGAATCCCGCGCCGTCCGACGCCGACATCGATGCCGCGATGAACGGCAATCTGTGCCGCTGCGCGACCTACGCGCGGATCCGCGCCGCGATCCACGACGCCGCCGCCACGCTGAGGGCCTGA